In one window of Streptomyces sp. NBC_01224 DNA:
- a CDS encoding purine-cytosine permease family protein, translating into MTQQFDVQPQPSAHKQEQPLQPSQAQTDEDYPLERVPRAARYSWFNVAVQRFGQLSDLTQFLLGAALGAGLSFWGAFWAFTLGSVILEIVCIFVGIAGMREGLSTSMLVRWTGFGRYGSTLIGLVIAVSLFGWFGVQTAVFAAGLHSIVPALPVWAWCLICGLAVTALVLRGFRAMGWTAFVTVPAFLGLAGWAMMVEFSRHNIGDLVASAPFGAHMSIATGATIVAGSYIVGAVTTPDMTRFNRNTGDVVKQTVVGISLGEYVLGLGGVLLAYAVKSSDLIAIITSSSGVIGVIVLVSATVKINNWNLYSSSLGLIGAVEALFKVRLNRVGTTVTIGVLGSLAAAAGILDRFTDFLTVLGVLTPPVAGIMVAEYFVVKKWRPQLDASRSVGRLPETEPSWVPATIALWAAASLFGWLGDHYQWWGIPALDSLLLAGLGYVVLGKLGLVRGARDLPFQQPVRPAAAIEAEAGTAWSSNATA; encoded by the coding sequence ATGACCCAGCAGTTCGATGTGCAACCACAGCCATCCGCACACAAGCAGGAGCAGCCGCTGCAGCCGTCGCAGGCACAGACGGACGAGGACTACCCGCTGGAGCGGGTGCCGCGCGCGGCCCGCTACTCCTGGTTCAACGTCGCCGTGCAGCGCTTCGGCCAGCTCTCCGACCTGACGCAGTTCCTGCTGGGCGCCGCGCTCGGCGCCGGGCTCTCCTTCTGGGGCGCGTTCTGGGCGTTCACGCTCGGCTCGGTGATCCTGGAGATCGTCTGCATCTTTGTCGGCATCGCCGGTATGCGGGAGGGCCTGTCCACCTCGATGCTGGTCCGCTGGACCGGCTTCGGACGTTACGGCTCCACCCTCATCGGACTCGTCATCGCGGTCAGCCTGTTCGGCTGGTTCGGTGTGCAGACGGCGGTGTTCGCGGCCGGACTGCACTCCATCGTGCCCGCGCTGCCCGTCTGGGCCTGGTGCCTGATCTGCGGGCTCGCCGTCACCGCGCTCGTGCTGCGCGGTTTCCGCGCCATGGGCTGGACCGCGTTCGTCACCGTCCCCGCCTTCCTCGGCCTCGCGGGCTGGGCGATGATGGTCGAGTTCTCCCGGCACAACATCGGCGACCTGGTGGCCTCCGCGCCGTTCGGCGCCCACATGTCCATCGCCACCGGCGCGACCATCGTCGCCGGCTCGTACATCGTCGGCGCGGTCACCACCCCCGACATGACCCGCTTCAACCGCAACACCGGCGATGTCGTCAAGCAGACCGTCGTCGGCATCAGCCTCGGTGAATACGTCCTGGGCCTCGGCGGTGTGCTGCTCGCCTACGCGGTGAAGTCCTCCGACCTGATTGCCATCATCACGTCCTCCTCCGGCGTCATCGGCGTCATCGTCCTGGTCTCCGCCACCGTGAAGATCAACAACTGGAATCTGTACTCGTCGTCGCTCGGCCTGATAGGCGCGGTCGAGGCGCTCTTCAAGGTCCGGCTGAACCGGGTCGGCACGACCGTCACGATCGGGGTGCTCGGCAGCCTCGCCGCCGCCGCCGGGATCCTGGACCGGTTCACCGACTTCCTCACGGTGCTCGGCGTCCTCACCCCGCCGGTCGCCGGAATCATGGTCGCCGAGTACTTCGTGGTGAAGAAGTGGCGGCCGCAGCTCGACGCGTCCCGCTCCGTCGGACGGCTGCCCGAGACCGAACCCAGCTGGGTGCCGGCCACGATCGCCCTGTGGGCCGCCGCATCCCTGTTCGGCTGGCTCGGCGACCACTACCAGTGGTGGGGGATCCCGGCACTCGACTCCCTGCTGCTGGCCGGGCTCGGCTATGTCGTCCTCGGCAAGCTCGGCCTGGTGCGCGGCGCCCGCGACCTGCCGTTCCAACAGCCCGTACGACCCGCCGCGGCGATCGAGGCGGAAGCGGGCACGGCCTGGTCGTCGAACGCCACCGCCTGA
- a CDS encoding ADP-ribosylglycohydrolase family protein — protein MNRLNVVDRQDRVAGAVVGSAVGDALGAPFEFGPAGVYAARFPDGVGTMCGGGGWNPGEATDDTQMAVLVAESLLERDGLDLPDMFGRFRRWAQGGPKDIGLQTEDVLTSGDSWDLAAALHFQVNGRAAGNGSLMRAAAPAVYFARAGRAATMGAARRIAALTHGDRAAWEGTAVFHELIRVALDGDDPLAAVPGALDRVHEDHRERWATVLAPGWHPDAATEFNGAVWPCLGTALWALRTTRTYENALAAAVDVGGDTDTVAAVTGGLAGAVYGFEAIPSRWTEPLHVPLPGHGDRVLRTPDLLALARRLDGDPSGAIPTDIRTP, from the coding sequence ATGAACCGTCTGAACGTCGTGGATCGGCAGGACCGGGTGGCGGGTGCCGTCGTCGGATCGGCGGTCGGTGACGCGCTGGGGGCGCCGTTCGAGTTCGGCCCCGCCGGTGTGTACGCGGCCCGCTTCCCGGACGGCGTCGGCACGATGTGCGGGGGTGGCGGCTGGAATCCGGGCGAGGCCACGGACGACACACAGATGGCCGTTCTGGTCGCGGAGTCCCTGCTGGAACGGGACGGCCTCGACCTCCCCGACATGTTCGGCCGGTTTCGCCGATGGGCGCAGGGTGGGCCGAAGGACATCGGCCTGCAGACCGAGGACGTCCTGACGAGCGGTGACTCCTGGGACCTCGCGGCAGCGCTGCACTTCCAGGTCAACGGGCGTGCGGCGGGCAACGGTTCGCTGATGCGGGCCGCCGCACCGGCGGTGTACTTCGCGCGGGCCGGGCGGGCGGCGACGATGGGCGCCGCACGCAGGATCGCCGCGCTGACGCACGGCGACCGGGCCGCCTGGGAGGGCACCGCCGTGTTCCATGAACTGATCCGGGTGGCACTGGACGGTGACGATCCGCTCGCCGCCGTCCCGGGCGCCCTGGACCGGGTGCACGAGGATCACCGCGAGCGCTGGGCCACCGTCCTCGCGCCCGGCTGGCATCCGGACGCGGCAACGGAGTTCAACGGTGCGGTGTGGCCGTGCCTGGGCACCGCGCTCTGGGCACTGCGCACGACACGTACGTACGAGAACGCCCTGGCCGCAGCGGTCGACGTGGGTGGGGACACGGACACGGTCGCGGCGGTGACCGGCGGCCTGGCGGGGGCGGTGTACGGCTTCGAAGCGATTCCGTCGCGCTGGACGGAGCCCCTGCACGTGCCGCTGCCGGGGCACGGGGACCGTGTGCTGCGGACGCCCGATCTGCTGGCCCTGGCCCGGCGGCTGGACGGTGACCCATCTGGTGCGATTCCCACGGACATCCGCACGCCTTGA
- a CDS encoding PucR family transcriptional regulator, with product MPNILELLSSPGLDGVRPLVGPLDAVEVTGVRLEPRPDRLAAMPAGTAAVLLSPVPGHLLDVAVRDAAAAGAAALVLTGVTEAPHGLPAEVTATARALAERGRVAVLYADGDLAGLVVAVERAVAGSAADALARVAAAAREVTAVAGAPDRVAAAAARALGVPVELRAAGPGEEGAAAAGPDGEIRLAAPARPGHAGSAVRSVLALAALAAAGGGHGDVPVRSRGRLLAELLVAPQDQAARLAARGRALALPVDGWHIALRVEAGGLDATNRPKALDAVMSQALTLLRTWDGPAAHPTAPVPPPTDTVQWNAALVDDALVLLSTWPADPGTDGRRATLARARRVVDRLAGLRPEAGLRCGLGSPHRGPLGIRTSAREARAAVPRGAGPTVAAHDAVGLDRMLLEWYASDTAREAVAELLAPVLALGPERAEPLLRTLQGYLDHKNSPARAAEALHLHRNAVGARIRKIVQLTGADLNEPDVRLALQLACRAGLSTSPGEPSAQPDLRP from the coding sequence ATGCCAAACATCTTGGAGCTCCTCTCCTCCCCCGGACTCGACGGGGTCCGACCGCTGGTGGGCCCGCTGGACGCGGTGGAGGTCACGGGGGTGCGCCTGGAACCGCGCCCGGACCGGCTAGCCGCCATGCCCGCCGGGACGGCCGCCGTGCTGCTGTCGCCGGTGCCGGGGCATCTGCTGGATGTGGCGGTACGGGACGCGGCGGCAGCGGGGGCCGCCGCGCTGGTCCTGACGGGTGTGACGGAGGCGCCGCACGGGCTGCCCGCCGAGGTGACGGCGACGGCGCGGGCGCTCGCCGAGCGGGGCCGGGTCGCGGTGCTGTACGCCGACGGCGATCTCGCCGGTCTCGTGGTGGCCGTGGAGCGGGCGGTGGCCGGGTCCGCGGCCGACGCGCTGGCCCGGGTGGCGGCCGCGGCGCGGGAGGTGACGGCCGTCGCGGGTGCCCCGGACCGGGTGGCCGCGGCGGCTGCCCGCGCCCTCGGCGTACCCGTGGAACTGCGGGCAGCGGGTCCGGGTGAGGAGGGCGCGGCCGCCGCGGGCCCGGACGGTGAGATCCGGCTCGCGGCCCCGGCCCGCCCAGGTCACGCGGGGTCGGCGGTGCGCTCCGTCCTCGCGCTGGCGGCCCTCGCGGCGGCGGGCGGCGGACACGGCGACGTCCCCGTTCGGTCCCGCGGCCGGCTGCTCGCCGAACTGCTCGTGGCCCCGCAGGACCAGGCCGCCCGACTGGCCGCCCGCGGCCGGGCGCTCGCGCTGCCCGTCGACGGCTGGCACATCGCGCTGCGTGTGGAGGCCGGCGGCCTCGACGCCACGAACCGGCCGAAGGCACTGGACGCGGTGATGTCCCAGGCGCTGACCCTGCTCCGGACCTGGGACGGACCGGCGGCGCACCCCACCGCCCCCGTGCCACCGCCCACCGACACCGTCCAGTGGAACGCCGCCCTGGTCGACGACGCCCTCGTCCTGCTCAGCACCTGGCCCGCCGACCCGGGGACGGACGGGCGGCGCGCCACCCTGGCCCGTGCCCGGCGTGTGGTGGACCGGCTGGCCGGACTGCGCCCGGAGGCCGGATTGAGATGCGGCTTGGGCTCACCGCACCGGGGCCCGCTGGGCATCCGCACCTCCGCCCGCGAGGCCCGGGCCGCCGTACCGCGCGGTGCGGGTCCGACGGTGGCCGCGCATGACGCGGTGGGCCTCGACCGGATGCTGCTGGAGTGGTACGCCTCCGACACGGCACGCGAAGCGGTCGCCGAACTCCTGGCCCCCGTACTGGCGTTGGGTCCGGAACGCGCCGAGCCGCTGCTGCGCACGCTCCAGGGGTACCTGGACCACAAAAACTCGCCCGCCCGTGCGGCGGAGGCCCTGCATCTGCACCGGAACGCGGTGGGCGCGCGCATTCGCAAGATCGTCCAGCTGACGGGCGCAGATCTGAACGAGCCGGATGTCCGCCTCGCACTCCAACTGGCTTGCCGCGCGGGCCTGTCCACGTCCCCGGGCGAGCCGTCCGCACAGCCGGACCTCAGGCCCTGA
- a CDS encoding DUF917 domain-containing protein → MHVDAGALADFARGCAVLGSGGGGPADVTLPVAGQAIEECGPVPVVDPAALPADALVMPVGLVGSPAVSAERIGGRDEPARLRARFETLHGAPVAAVMSSEIGGLNGCVAVAWAARLGLPLLDADSMGRAFPRMDQNVLELAGLRPGPAVLADEHGHTVVIDDVDGAHLEQFARAAVVAFGGRAASTDYPLTAGQAARHAVAGSVTRALALGRGEGPAPLLTGKVSSVRRYATEDADGDDATGVLLEGAGPDAGRLVLVEARSEFVAALEDGTPLAVVPDVIALVDVTTGWAVPVEEVRYGLRVHLVTLPSAPAWYTPSGLRLAGPSAFGLAGLAGFGGPGGVAHDGSPITRGRPPQGGTS, encoded by the coding sequence ATGCACGTGGACGCCGGAGCACTCGCCGACTTCGCGCGGGGCTGTGCCGTCCTGGGGTCGGGGGGCGGCGGACCCGCCGATGTGACCCTTCCCGTCGCCGGACAGGCGATCGAGGAGTGCGGTCCGGTGCCCGTCGTCGACCCGGCCGCGCTGCCCGCCGACGCGCTCGTCATGCCCGTCGGGCTCGTGGGGTCGCCCGCGGTCTCCGCCGAGCGGATCGGCGGCCGGGACGAACCCGCACGGCTGCGCGCCCGCTTCGAGACCCTGCACGGTGCGCCGGTGGCCGCGGTGATGAGCAGCGAGATCGGCGGCCTCAACGGCTGTGTCGCCGTCGCCTGGGCGGCCCGGCTCGGGCTGCCGCTGCTCGATGCCGACTCGATGGGCCGCGCCTTTCCGCGCATGGACCAGAACGTTCTCGAACTGGCCGGACTGCGTCCGGGACCGGCCGTCCTCGCCGACGAACACGGCCACACCGTCGTCATCGACGATGTCGACGGCGCGCACCTCGAACAGTTCGCCCGCGCCGCCGTCGTCGCCTTCGGGGGGCGGGCCGCATCCACCGACTACCCGCTCACCGCCGGGCAGGCGGCCCGGCACGCCGTCGCCGGATCCGTCACGCGCGCACTCGCCCTCGGCCGTGGCGAAGGCCCGGCACCGCTGCTCACCGGCAAGGTCTCCTCGGTCCGCAGGTACGCCACCGAGGACGCCGACGGCGACGACGCGACGGGCGTTCTGCTGGAGGGCGCGGGCCCCGACGCGGGACGGCTGGTGCTCGTCGAGGCCCGCAGCGAGTTCGTCGCGGCCCTGGAGGACGGCACACCGCTCGCCGTAGTGCCGGACGTGATCGCCCTGGTCGACGTGACGACGGGCTGGGCCGTCCCGGTCGAGGAGGTCCGCTACGGCCTCCGCGTCCACCTCGTCACGCTGCCCTCCGCCCCGGCCTGGTACACGCCGAGCGGCCTGCGACTGGCGGGCCCGTCCGCCTTCGGACTCGCAGGACTCGCAGGCTTCGGTGGGCCCGGTGGGGTCGCCCACGACGGTTCTCCGATCACCCGCGGTCGCCCGCCCCAGGGAGGCACCTCGTGA
- a CDS encoding DUF917 domain-containing protein has product MREINLDNLDDIARGAGILGTGGGGDPYIGKLLAREAIRKHGPVRLVAFDEVPADATVVPVSGMGAPTVLLERVPAGGEEVAALRALEKHIGRPATHIAPIEVGGVNSMLPIACAAEAGLPLVDGDAMGRAFPEAQMVLPGLIGVANTPMALADDKGNSIIVDAVSNHAAERIARAVCVELGCQISSADTVMRGDQLADGLVPATLTLAERLGAAVREARAAHADPVHAARTMLSGTHLLTGKVVDVSRRTQGGFARGSARIEGIGHDAGRILELGFQNEHLLATRDGETVATTPDLICVLDTDTGDPVTTEGLRYGLRVSVLAAPCDPRWTTPGGLALAGPRYFGYDVDYLPFRQV; this is encoded by the coding sequence ATGCGTGAGATCAACCTCGACAATCTGGACGACATCGCGCGCGGCGCGGGCATCCTGGGCACCGGCGGGGGCGGTGACCCGTACATCGGCAAGCTGCTGGCCCGCGAGGCCATCCGCAAGCACGGTCCGGTCCGGCTCGTCGCCTTCGACGAGGTGCCGGCCGACGCGACCGTCGTACCCGTTTCCGGGATGGGCGCGCCGACGGTGCTGCTGGAACGTGTCCCGGCCGGTGGCGAGGAAGTGGCCGCCCTGCGCGCCCTGGAGAAGCACATCGGCCGGCCCGCCACCCACATCGCGCCGATCGAGGTCGGCGGCGTCAACTCCATGCTGCCCATCGCCTGCGCCGCCGAGGCGGGGCTGCCGCTGGTCGACGGCGACGCCATGGGCCGCGCCTTTCCCGAGGCGCAGATGGTGTTGCCCGGTCTGATCGGAGTGGCCAACACACCGATGGCGCTCGCCGACGACAAGGGCAACAGCATCATCGTCGACGCCGTCTCCAACCACGCCGCCGAGCGCATCGCCCGGGCCGTCTGCGTGGAACTCGGCTGCCAGATCTCCAGCGCCGACACCGTGATGCGGGGGGACCAGCTCGCCGACGGTCTCGTCCCCGCCACGCTGACGCTCGCCGAACGGCTCGGCGCCGCCGTCCGCGAGGCGCGCGCGGCGCACGCCGACCCGGTGCACGCGGCCCGCACCATGCTGTCCGGCACCCATCTGCTGACCGGCAAGGTCGTCGACGTCAGCCGCCGCACCCAGGGAGGCTTCGCCCGGGGCAGCGCCCGTATCGAGGGCATCGGCCACGACGCGGGCCGGATCCTGGAACTCGGTTTCCAGAACGAGCATCTGCTCGCCACCCGCGACGGCGAGACGGTCGCCACCACGCCCGACCTCATCTGCGTGCTGGACACCGACACCGGTGACCCGGTGACGACGGAGGGCCTGCGCTACGGCCTGCGCGTCAGCGTCCTCGCGGCCCCTTGCGACCCGCGGTGGACCACACCGGGCGGCCTGGCCCTCGCCGGGCCGCGGTACTTCGGGTACGACGTGGACTATCTGCCGTTCCGGCAGGTCTGA
- a CDS encoding SPW repeat protein has protein sequence MSNVSHTGRDMASHPDISEMRDRYTRMLGGRDVALVDAPVFLIGLYCAISPWVLHFTASQPALMTNNLIMGIAIAVLGLGFTVMPERMYGLSWAICAMGAWLIASTWVVGSGPGLGIILNNVIIGGLTVLLGLVCVVVSMKSGKRSA, from the coding sequence ATGTCAAACGTCTCGCACACCGGCCGTGACATGGCCAGTCACCCCGATATCTCCGAAATGCGCGATCGCTACACCCGAATGCTCGGCGGGCGTGATGTGGCCCTGGTGGACGCACCGGTGTTCCTCATCGGTCTCTACTGCGCCATCTCGCCCTGGGTGCTCCACTTCACGGCGAGTCAGCCCGCACTCATGACGAACAACCTGATCATGGGTATCGCGATCGCCGTTCTGGGCCTCGGGTTCACCGTCATGCCGGAGCGGATGTACGGCCTGAGCTGGGCCATATGCGCCATGGGCGCCTGGTTGATCGCCTCGACGTGGGTCGTCGGCAGCGGCCCCGGCCTGGGCATCATCCTCAACAACGTCATCATCGGCGGACTGACCGTACTGCTGGGGTTGGTCTGCGTAGTGGTGTCGATGAAGAGCGGCAAGCGCTCGGCCTGA
- a CDS encoding hydantoinase/oxoprolinase family protein: MRIGIDVGGTNTDAALLGDDDRIVATAKTPTTSDITSGVTAAIRALDPPMESVDAVMIGTTHFLNALIEGARLAPVAAVRLGLPATAALPPMTDWPDRQRAAVGGHGYLCHGGREFDGRPLSPLDPKELKRTAADIAARGLTSVAISSVFSPVAEEDERRAAEILGAELGPGVHFSLSHELGRIGLLARENATIINAALRDLATAIVESFAKSLAEVSLTAPFFLSQNDGTLMDVDFARAYPVATFASGPTNSMRGAAFLSGLGDCAVVDVGGTTADVGILAGGFPREAAGESEAAGIRTNFRIPDVLSLGIGGGSLVSADGETGPRSVGFRLTEEALVFGGTTLTATDLAVAAGRADIGDRSRVAHLDPEFTARALDRIAERLAETVDRMRTSAGPLPVVAVGGGSVLVPSALPGFDDVRRPGHFDVANAVGAAIAQVGGEVDRVFQVPEGRRDSVLAEAREEAVGRAESAGARSGTVRIVDVEEVPLAYLPGGATRIRVKAVGDLDLNGIGSTHAPAGARDTHGAASHA, encoded by the coding sequence ATGCGCATCGGAATCGACGTCGGAGGCACCAACACCGACGCCGCCCTTCTCGGGGACGACGACCGGATCGTCGCGACCGCGAAGACCCCCACCACCTCCGACATCACCTCCGGCGTCACCGCGGCGATCCGGGCACTCGACCCGCCGATGGAATCCGTCGACGCCGTCATGATCGGCACGACCCACTTCCTCAATGCGCTGATCGAGGGCGCCCGGCTCGCACCCGTCGCCGCCGTACGCCTCGGCCTGCCCGCGACGGCCGCCCTGCCGCCGATGACCGACTGGCCGGATCGCCAGCGGGCGGCCGTCGGCGGGCACGGCTATCTCTGCCACGGCGGGCGGGAGTTCGACGGACGGCCGCTGTCGCCGCTCGACCCCAAGGAGCTGAAGCGCACCGCCGCCGACATCGCCGCGCGCGGGCTGACCTCGGTGGCCATCTCGTCCGTGTTCTCACCGGTCGCCGAGGAGGACGAGCGCCGGGCCGCCGAGATCCTCGGCGCGGAGCTGGGCCCGGGCGTCCACTTCTCGCTCTCCCACGAACTGGGCCGGATCGGACTGCTCGCCCGCGAGAACGCCACGATCATCAACGCGGCCCTGCGCGACCTGGCGACCGCGATCGTGGAGTCGTTCGCCAAGTCGCTCGCCGAGGTCTCGCTGACCGCCCCGTTCTTCCTGTCGCAGAACGACGGCACCCTGATGGACGTGGACTTCGCCCGCGCCTACCCGGTGGCGACCTTCGCCTCCGGGCCCACCAACTCGATGCGCGGCGCCGCGTTCCTGTCCGGTCTCGGCGACTGCGCGGTCGTCGACGTCGGCGGCACCACCGCGGACGTCGGCATACTGGCGGGCGGCTTCCCGCGCGAGGCGGCGGGCGAGAGCGAGGCCGCGGGCATCCGCACCAACTTCCGTATCCCCGACGTCCTCTCGCTCGGTATCGGCGGCGGATCCTTGGTGTCGGCCGACGGCGAGACCGGCCCCCGCTCGGTCGGCTTCCGGCTCACCGAGGAGGCGCTGGTCTTCGGTGGTACGACCCTGACCGCGACCGATCTCGCGGTCGCTGCGGGCCGCGCCGACATCGGCGACCGCTCCCGTGTCGCGCATCTGGACCCGGAGTTCACCGCCCGTGCGCTCGACCGGATCGCCGAGCGGCTGGCCGAGACCGTCGACCGGATGCGCACTTCGGCCGGACCGCTGCCGGTGGTCGCGGTGGGTGGCGGCAGTGTGCTGGTGCCTTCGGCCCTGCCCGGTTTCGACGATGTGCGCCGCCCCGGCCACTTCGACGTCGCCAACGCCGTGGGCGCCGCCATCGCCCAGGTCGGCGGGGAGGTGGACCGGGTCTTCCAGGTCCCCGAGGGGCGCAGGGACTCCGTACTGGCCGAGGCCCGCGAGGAGGCCGTGGGCCGGGCCGAGAGCGCCGGCGCCAGGTCCGGCACGGTCCGCATCGTGGACGTGGAGGAGGTCCCGCTCGCCTATCTGCCGGGCGGCGCAACCCGTATCCGGGTCAAGGCCGTCGGCGACCTCGACCTGAACGGCATCGGCAGCACCCACGCCCCGGCCGGGGCGCGCGACACCCATGGAGCAGCGTCACATGCGTGA
- a CDS encoding hydantoinase/oxoprolinase N-terminal domain-containing protein — protein MILGVDVGPTNTDAVLLDGDRAVRAVKVPSVAGDAVGSLAAAVGALPAELRRRATQLAVGLRVAARAVKERDGLARVGVLRVGGAAADAVRPLFGWPEALRDAVCAGTANVRGGGGLAPRDTTPLDRDAVARFGAALAGRAEAFAVTAVFSPVDGSQEREAAEILRAETGPETTVLLSSDVGTLDLLARENATVLDAALSVLVARVADELTAMLPGLGLAPGAAVLVTRSDGTLMSLEYLRRQPGLSLGSGPACTIRGAGLLAGLRDAVVADIGERRARVGALTGGYPQEAGPGERIGGVPVTLRFPDLITVSADAHRELAEAADRMRPAAGLLPLILVGGGAGGVPGRVLAGFDVVRPEHGGVAGAFGAAASPVGGHYDRIVRREPGRRLDAVRDEVRDLARAGAVRAGADPRRVRTHAEPDVPVPYLPGAVLLRARAVGPPLPL, from the coding sequence GTGATCCTCGGTGTGGATGTAGGGCCCACCAACACCGATGCCGTCCTCCTCGACGGTGATCGGGCGGTACGGGCCGTCAAGGTGCCCTCGGTCGCCGGTGACGCCGTCGGGTCGCTCGCCGCTGCCGTCGGTGCGCTGCCTGCCGAGCTGCGCCGCCGGGCCACCCAGCTCGCCGTGGGGCTGCGGGTCGCCGCCCGTGCGGTGAAGGAGCGGGACGGGCTGGCCCGGGTCGGAGTGCTGCGCGTCGGGGGCGCCGCCGCCGACGCCGTGCGGCCGTTGTTCGGCTGGCCCGAGGCACTGCGCGACGCCGTGTGCGCGGGCACCGCGAATGTCAGGGGCGGCGGGGGCCTCGCCCCCCGTGACACCACTCCGCTCGACCGGGACGCCGTCGCCCGGTTCGGTGCCGCGCTCGCGGGCCGCGCCGAGGCGTTCGCGGTCACCGCCGTGTTCTCGCCCGTCGACGGCAGCCAGGAGCGGGAAGCCGCCGAGATCCTGCGCGCCGAGACGGGCCCCGAAACGACCGTCCTGCTCTCCAGCGACGTCGGCACCCTCGACCTGCTGGCCCGAGAGAACGCCACGGTCCTCGATGCGGCCCTGTCCGTGCTCGTGGCGCGGGTGGCCGACGAGCTGACTGCCATGCTTCCGGGCCTCGGCCTCGCCCCGGGTGCCGCCGTCCTCGTCACCCGCAGCGACGGCACCCTGATGAGCCTGGAGTATCTGCGCCGCCAGCCCGGACTCAGCCTGGGCAGCGGCCCGGCCTGCACCATCCGCGGCGCCGGACTCCTGGCCGGACTCCGCGACGCCGTGGTCGCCGACATCGGCGAACGTCGCGCCCGGGTCGGAGCGCTGACCGGCGGCTACCCGCAGGAGGCCGGCCCCGGCGAACGCATCGGCGGCGTCCCGGTCACCCTGCGCTTCCCCGACCTGATCACCGTGAGCGCCGACGCGCACCGCGAACTGGCCGAGGCCGCCGACCGGATGCGCCCCGCGGCCGGACTCCTCCCGCTGATCCTGGTCGGCGGCGGTGCGGGCGGTGTGCCCGGCCGGGTACTTGCCGGATTCGACGTCGTGAGGCCCGAACACGGCGGCGTCGCCGGGGCGTTCGGCGCGGCGGCCAGCCCGGTCGGCGGGCACTACGACCGCATCGTCCGCCGAGAGCCCGGCCGCCGCCTCGATGCCGTACGCGACGAGGTACGGGACCTGGCCCGGGCCGGCGCTGTACGGGCAGGGGCCGATCCCCGGCGTGTACGCACCCATGCCGAGCCGGACGTACCGGTGCCGTATCTGCCGGGCGCGGTACTCCTTCGCGCACGGGCCGTGGGACCGCCTCTCCCGCTCTGA